The Drosophila yakuba strain Tai18E2 chromosome X, Prin_Dyak_Tai18E2_2.1, whole genome shotgun sequence DNA segment GGCAATTGCCAGGGCGAAACGATTAAGGATTGGAGGGGAGGTTATTCGGGTCGCGTGGGCCAGCAAAGTTCCGTAAATTGCCATTGGAAAACGTGGGTTTTGATGGCTAAAAGCCCCTGCGCAGGCGCCATTTTTGCCTTGACTGCGCGAGGACACGGCCCTGGAACTCGAACcccaaactaaaaaaaagagaaataacCCATCCTCACATCCTTCCCTCCtgcgaaaacccaaaacccaaaacccaataCCCAGTACCCAATACCCAGAAACCCCCTGTTTGTCAACCCACACCCAACTGGGGGCCGCAAGGTAAATTTGTGAATGGTTAATGAAAAGTTCCCCAAATCTGCACGCCCATTGGAACTGAGCCGAAACTTCTTGGACTGTCGATTCATTACATTAAACATTACGGGGGAGGTGAGGTGCGCAGGTGATGGGCAAAtgtcataaattatttgcCTCCCCCTCTTCTCAAACCGGGGGGGGTGGttttatatgtaaatttatatagGATATTTACACGCAACATTCGCGGCCGCGgcttcaaatatttacactgATTCCGGGGCTTCGAACACAACAAAAGGACGAACAACAAAATACAGGTGGGAAATAGTGGCGTGGGGAGGGGAGAGGGGGGCGAAATGCCAAATTAATGAACcttgaaaaatgtgttaaaactttttgttttcttcgtCTACGACTCTCGTCGaattaatattttccaacaGAATGGAttgtggaaatggaaacacGATGGTCTGCGAAAAGTAGGCAATGACTAGCTAgttttgaataatattaaatactttattaACAGGATTTACCATTAGGAATGCTTAAAGCTTATTAAACGAAAACTACTTTAAGCCCtgtcaaattatttttataaaactacGAATATTTACAAACACATATTACATAGGTCTATATGTAACGCCCAAATTAATGGGTTCCTAGTGGTATTAGCTGATAGATAGAGAATAGAGACCAGTTTGGCGTAAACAACTTGTTGAACAACCCGCAAATAGTTTGGTTAaccacatttttgtttttcacctTATGTGAGAAGGCAAGTTACGACGAGTAAATCCAATTTTCCAGCCCATAAATTTGTTTGAGCTGCTAACTTTTGGCACTTTCATTGTTGCCGCTGTAGTTCGCTTGCTGGTATTGTTGCACTTCGTGTACTTTGGTTAACAACCAAGGAGCGAAATCGCAACACAAACACCTGACGAACGAGGAAATCAAATGGCCAACGGGAAAGGCCAAGAACAAATGCTTGAGATTTGTTTAATTGCATCCGGCTGGCGTTTTTTACCCCCACAATAATAGAAGGTAAACACTCTACAAAATGGCGTCCATCCAAATGGGCGTGAAgttggtggtgggtggttcaGTGGGTGATTCGATGGGGGACATTACTTACGATATCCATTGGTATATGCCCGACACAGTCAGCTCACCCTTATCCTCGAGGGCGTATTCGATGAGCTCCGTGTAGGTGAACGGTGGTTTCTTTGGCCTGCTTGTTTTGCGGTGGTTGGTTTTGGATTTCAGCCACGTTGGTGGGTGGTTCGGTGGTGCGGTGATTGGGGGGTTGGGTGGTTAGGTGGTTGGGGAAATTCGTTGGTGGCATCGATTGGAGAACGTCAAAAGCATATGGTGAACGCACAAATCGGGGAAAaagattaaatatatattaaaaaaaaaaaacgggtTATCTTAGATTAAATTTagatatttataaatgaatGTAATAAAATCCTTGGCAGGGAAATTAAGAAAGGCAATAAAATGCCTTGCACTTAGCAAACGTTATTGAAGAATAATGCTAGTGTATATAAAATGGCAGACTGAAATACAAACAATACGAGAACTTAATGAATCCAACtagtaaaaacaaaataaacatattataTTATCAAAACAGAATGGATACTAAATGAACGGTAGTTATTTAACTGATACAATACGTGTACGTGCCAAATAACTTTATCCAGAAGGAGTAGAGTAAGAACTTAGCTCAATTCAACCAAATAttacaaatgtttattatattgTCAACcttatataaatgtattaaaatgtgtttattagaTCGAAATATAGATCGATAGAAAATAGATCTTCCaacaaaagaataaaataaaacatttaacattaatatttaatatttaactgTCACatttagttgttttttatttcggcTACACTTACGCTTTGGACGAAGTATCCTCGACGACAACGTGCTCGGCAACGATCATGTCATTACCGTCCAGCTCCGAGGTGACCTCCATTACCAGCTCCTCAAACTTTCGCCCAGTCTTGGTGGAGCCCActccggccacgcccccagctGCTGAAGCGCCAGCGGAGGCGTTGCACCCTCCACCTCCCGCTGGCATCGCTGCTGCATTGGAGCAGCTCTTGGGCGATCTGGCCCGTTGATCCACCATACCGGATCCGAGGGATTGATTTGTGCTTGtggcggatgcggatgcggcgGAGGCGGATGAGGGCGAGCTGGAACTGCAGGGCGACGTGCTGATCGCCACTGCCGTCGGAGGCAGATGTGGGGGAGCACTGCCCTCCGGCAGATTGACCGCCTGTCCGAGTACCTGATTGTGCGGCGACAAGTGCGGGAACTCGTCGAACTTAAAGTTGAGCAGCCACGAGAGGTTCTTATCCTCGAAGTCCACCTCGGTGGCTTCATTTGCCCCACTTCCCGAACCGGATGAGGTGCGTCGGCCCGCCGACAGTATGCGCTGCTTCTGCGGCACCAGAAAGTGTTGATTCTGATGAGGGTTCTGTCCAGGACTGGCATTCTGTGGTGTAGACTGCTGCGTGTGATTCGATGCATTTTgagctgatgatgatgttggcGTTGGCGGCGGCAGAGTGGCATTCAGTTGTCCCAGCTCCGCCTGCAAGCCGGAATTATAACGATGGTCCAGTTCCAGAAGCTCGCCACCCGTCCAACCACCATTGTCCTCCAAAGGAGCACTCGATGGTGGACAGTGCGAATAGGCGGCGGTGGGCACCAGAAGACTGCTATCATAGGCAAACAGATCGTTGATAAAGGATGTTGAGGATTGAGCGGGTGCAGCGTTGGCTGGCGGATTACTAGGCGGCTGTTCCAGCTGCAGGTGGAACTGCAGATCCCCGGCATCGTAGTCCAAGTGTCGCTTCTTCCAGGGATTCGCCTCGATGTGCTCGTAGTCGTGGCCCAAAGTGAGCTCCTCCTGGTCGTCGAACTTGCGCTTCAGGAAGTTGTAATCGCCGGGAAGATTACTGTTGCTATCATTTTGATTGGTGGTactgctattgttgttgttgttgctgctggaatTCGATGTGGGGCTGGATGCATTGCCCGTTCCATTGACGGGCATGTTGACAATCATGATGTCCTGGCGGCTGTCTCGCTTTCAAACACGTAAGCCAAGCCAAACACACTTTGCGGAAAAAAAGCAAGTAACACCGGAAAAAAATTGACCTGTTTTGTCTTGTGTTGCGTTGTGGGGACACGAAGGATATTTCTTCCtttatttctaattttttgGTTTAGTCAAGAGCGGCAATTGGAAACTAGTCGGTCCGAACTGGCTAACTGTCTCGCGCTGCGACTGGCCACGGAATGCGATGGGCCGCCAGGAGCTCAGACCAACTTGGCTGGGCTGAGCTGCGCCTGCGCCCTCCTGCcactcatccacatccacatccatatccacatccacagcgacatccacatccacatccaccaccCCGGACACCCAGTCATGCACATAAGCGGTACGCCTGCAGTCGATGGAGAGAGGACCCGTACCTGTGTTGGCGCAGGTACAAATAAGTAAGCCATATTATAGTCTCAGGACTTGCTCTTGTATTGTACCAAGCTGAGTTTGAAAAGCAACCAAGCACATCTGGGTACAACCAACCAAGCACTGGTGCCACTTGCCACCACTGAGCCCAGGTCATGTGCCGCTGGTTCTGCTTGGTCGCTCGATTCGGCCATAATCGAACATGTGCGCCAAGCTGTCCGTTAGCCAATTTCGCGCTGACatggtgcggggtgcgggtTGCGGGAGATAGGTTCTGGATCCAGGGTGCTCGGTGCAGGGTGCAGGGTTAAGGGTGCGGGGTGTGGGGTGCAACCAATGAAGCGTCAAATCGACGCATTTATACACTCCACGTACCCAATGTTCTCTGTATACCCTGAGCAATCCGCACAGGTGATACACCACATAGTTTTGACGAAATACGCCTCCATGTGCGACTCGGCcgaaaagaaagcaaaagtttttcctcTGAGCCACAAGCATAAGCAAAGATCATGGATTACACACTT contains these protein-coding regions:
- the LOC6524298 gene encoding serine/threonine-protein kinase pakB; amino-acid sequence: MIVNMPVNGTGNASSPTSNSSSNNNNNSSTTNQNDSNSNLPGDYNFLKRKFDDQEELTLGHDYEHIEANPWKKRHLDYDAGDLQFHLQLEQPPSNPPANAAPAQSSTSFINDLFAYDSSLLVPTAAYSHCPPSSAPLEDNGGWTGGELLELDHRYNSGLQAELGQLNATLPPPTPTSSSAQNASNHTQQSTPQNASPGQNPHQNQHFLVPQKQRILSAGRRTSSGSGSGANEATEVDFEDKNLSWLLNFKFDEFPHLSPHNQVLGQAVNLPEGSAPPHLPPTAVAISTSPCSSSSPSSASAASASATSTNQSLGSGMVDQRARSPKSCSNAAAMPAGGGGCNASAGASAAGGVAGVGSTKTGRKFEELVMEVTSELDGNDMIVAEHVVVEDTSSKAPKKPPFTYTELIEYALEDKGELTVSGIYQWISDRFPYYKSNDDRWKNSVRHNLSINPHFRKGVKAPQGAGHLWAISSGDSAENVLAWEHKKQRLDLFFKMESINRERIQQHQQQQQLQQQHQQQHQQHSPQQQQHPAAQQQHVAQASSCMYDEAAVAAATLTQEMMQPSSGGSTDGNQQQQHHHHSHQNHHNHNHHHQRLLPFNDLLSDDELRKTAGQILNGIHREVEVQSVNSIISTYHDVLLDNDYLNPIHKDVVVTESVLRQQHGSNLGGGGHNQMGGNSHMGGGNSQYYITEIDPMELGIQMSHQVEPSEEEVLFSDEFNLNYFGYNPGSDIVA